The following is a genomic window from Bacteroidota bacterium.
TATGGGGAGTTCACAGAAATAGCTAAATGATAAACTATCATTTATCCTGTCTTCTACTTCATAATCACTCAATCCATACCATGTTTGAAGTAAACACATCTTAAATAACAAGAGACCATCATAAGATGGGGTGCCTGTGGCACTTTTACCTTTTGAATAATCCTTATCTATTAATTGACTTATTTCTTTCCAATCAATAAGTCTGTCTATTTGACTAAAGAATGTTGATTTTATCTTTCTTGTGCGTAAATCGCAAATGCTGTCTGCTAA
Proteins encoded in this region:
- a CDS encoding transposase, with the protein product MKLQKAPSLADSICDLRTRKIKSTFFSQIDRLIDWKEISQLIDKDYSKGKSATGTPSYDGLLLFKMCLLQTWYGLSDYEVEDRINDSLSFSYFCELPIEQTAPDHSTLSRFRTALTKTGTFEILFKSINEQVEKHNIIVKKGAIVDASVIDTPLRPKGKTKHKVTEDRSDKPVN